In a single window of the Pseudoxanthomonas sp. F37 genome:
- a CDS encoding DUF58 domain-containing protein, which translates to MAHDLIPADVRSRLKDLRLTARRAIGAQGIGLHHSRSRGAGLEFAQYRAYEPGDELRQIDWKLYARSDRFFVREAERESPLTVWIVLDATASMAQRDGSRGTRFDAARGLAACVAELALRQGDRFGLMVLHGEGVRLVAPGNGARQRDQLLLALHGLRAEGGFPAQERLGPVFERLGAGDLVLVLSDWFDDAMAALAERLAAARREVLAIQLLTADERDFPYAGGHRFRDPETGEELLGDAAALRADYLRRFGRAQDALDARLDAAGIRHARHYTDQPLDLPLRRLFGARDAAEYA; encoded by the coding sequence ATGGCGCACGACCTGATTCCCGCCGATGTCCGCAGCCGGTTGAAGGACCTGCGGCTGACCGCGCGACGCGCCATCGGCGCGCAGGGGATCGGCCTGCACCACAGCCGCAGCCGCGGCGCAGGGCTGGAGTTCGCCCAGTACCGCGCCTACGAGCCGGGCGATGAACTGCGCCAGATCGACTGGAAACTCTATGCGCGCTCGGACCGCTTCTTCGTGCGCGAGGCCGAGCGCGAAAGCCCGCTGACGGTGTGGATAGTGCTGGACGCAACCGCGTCGATGGCGCAGCGCGACGGCAGCCGCGGTACGCGCTTCGACGCCGCGCGCGGCCTGGCCGCCTGCGTCGCCGAACTGGCCCTGCGCCAGGGCGATCGCTTCGGGCTGATGGTGCTGCATGGCGAGGGCGTGCGGTTGGTGGCGCCGGGCAACGGCGCGCGCCAGCGCGACCAGCTGCTGCTGGCGCTGCATGGCCTGCGCGCCGAGGGCGGGTTTCCCGCGCAGGAACGGTTGGGCCCCGTGTTCGAGCGCCTGGGCGCCGGCGATCTGGTGCTGGTGCTGAGCGACTGGTTCGACGACGCCATGGCAGCGCTGGCCGAACGCCTGGCCGCCGCGCGGCGCGAGGTGCTGGCGATCCAGCTGCTCACCGCGGACGAACGGGATTTCCCGTACGCGGGCGGCCACCGCTTCCGCGACCCGGAAACCGGCGAAGAGCTGCTGGGCGATGCGGCCGCCCTGCGCGCGGACTACCTGCGGCGGTTCGGCCGGGCGCAGGACGCGCTGGACGCACGCCTGGACGCCGCCGGCATCCGCCACGCACGGCACTACACCGACCAACCGCTGGACCTGCCACTGCGGCGGTTGTTCGGCGCGCGCGACGCGGCGGAATACGCATGA
- a CDS encoding DUF4159 domain-containing protein: protein MTRAEFLRLAGGGLAGALLAGVPRGARAAGNYDFWFTRLKYDSGDWDVDARMPSNLITSLIDYTTLRVDPKEHVLALSDPRMLAAPFCYLAGHKLVEFNPGERRHFERYVRNGGFVFVDDCNHDIDGLFAKSFEAQMASIFGPKAMKRLPNTHAVYSSFFKFDGPPATSFELNGWGDDLVHEYLQGIEINGRLGVLYSNKDYGCEWDYDWRNKRFLAEDNTRFGVNLVIYALTT, encoded by the coding sequence ATGACCCGCGCCGAGTTCCTGCGGCTTGCGGGCGGCGGCCTGGCCGGGGCGCTGCTGGCCGGCGTCCCGCGCGGCGCGCGTGCGGCGGGCAACTACGACTTCTGGTTCACCCGGCTGAAGTACGACTCCGGCGACTGGGACGTGGACGCGCGCATGCCGTCCAACCTGATCACCTCGCTGATCGACTACACCACCCTGCGCGTGGACCCGAAGGAGCACGTGCTGGCATTGTCCGACCCGCGCATGCTCGCCGCCCCGTTCTGCTACCTGGCCGGACACAAGCTGGTGGAGTTCAACCCGGGGGAGCGCCGCCATTTCGAACGTTACGTGCGCAATGGCGGCTTCGTGTTCGTGGACGACTGCAACCACGACATCGATGGCCTGTTCGCCAAGTCCTTCGAAGCGCAGATGGCCTCGATCTTCGGCCCCAAGGCGATGAAGAGACTGCCCAACACCCATGCCGTCTATTCGTCGTTCTTCAAGTTCGACGGCCCGCCGGCCACCAGCTTCGAACTCAACGGCTGGGGCGACGACCTGGTGCACGAATACCTGCAGGGCATCGAGATCAACGGCCGCCTCGGCGTGCTGTACAGCAACAAGGACTACGGCTGCGAATGGGATTACGACTGGCGCAACAAGCGCTTCCTGGCCGAGGACAACACCAGGTTCGGCGTCAATCTCGTGATCTACGCGCTGACGACGTGA
- the gltB gene encoding glutamate synthase large subunit — translation MAPRNRQGGFDQGLYDPNDERDACGFGMIAQLDDQPSRALVDTAIAALSRMTHRGGVAADGLTGDGCGLLIRKPDAFLRALAAESGIDPGARFAAGLVFLPHDEAQAAQCRATLEAELFRAGVAVKGWRVPPTDAAVCGQLAKDTLPRIEQLFVEAGTEQSADAFTLALFLARRRAEQQLRATAPDFYVVTLSPHAIGYKGMVLPDKLARFYPDLQRAELASSAVVFHQRFSTNTLPRWPLAHPFRLLAHNGEINTIEGNRRWAQARSKVWQTPRFDIGEFDPVISMHGSDSQSLDNMLELLVAGGMELIQALRILVPPATQSLEFKDADLAAFYEFYGLNTEPWDGPAGIVSMDARYAACTLDRNGLRPARWMLTSDRHFIVASEAGVWEVPAERVTRKGKLGPGEMMAIDLKRGDLLDSEAVDRINRGRAPYKQWLHQGVTYLQTELIDPSLVEEPFDERTLRGYHKLFQLSTEEVEQVLRPLAETEQEATGSMGDDTPMAVLSRQTRPLYDYFRQAFAQVTNPPIDPLREDCVMSLTTQLGRETNIFHAGPETVNHVILNSPVLSQRKLRQLLKMPQYVEKNRLIDLSYAPEEGLKAGLERICRQAEQAARDGVVMLLLSDRYPQPGRPMAHALLATGAVHHHLCRVGLRCDANLIVETGTARDPHHMACLIGVGATAVYPYLAYQTLFDLGRRGILQIKKGGEQAQIGRSYRKGIYKGLSKIISKMGICTISSYRGAQLFEIVGLDPDVVELCFAETPSRIGGVGFERLDLEARQLDARAWNDRESPEVGGLLKYVHGGEYHMYNPDVVMTLQRATRTGDARDWQAYADAVNSRPPSALRDLLQLKKAHTPTPLHEVADASDLLRRFDTAAISLGALSPEAHEALAIAMNRLGGRSNSGEGGEDPVRYGTEKRSKIKQVASGRFGVTPEYLVNAEVLQIKVAQGAKPGEGGQLPGHKVNELIARLRYARPGIGLISPPPHHDIYSIEDLAQLIYDLKQVNPTALVSVKLVSHAGVGTIAAGVVKAGADLITISGHDGGTGASPVSSIRYAGVPWELGVAEAHHALVVNQLRDRTVLQTDGGLKTGLDVVKAALLGADSFGFGTGPMIVLGCKYLRICHLNNCATGVATQDERLRTQYFTGLPERVENFFRLLSEEVRQWLSYLGARSLDEIVGRTDLLQQLDVSPREGVNVDLSRLLKGAQVDGGGCAAQRLYESPDSLATQLDGLLAEPIRHKRGGDHRFLIHNTDRSIGTRLSGAIARQHGNQGMADAPLTLRFRGTAGQSFGAFNAGGLHMELEGEANDYVGKGMAGGRLVVRPPRGARFEARNTPIIGNTCLYGATGGELFAAGRAGERFAVRNSGALAVIEGAGDHCCEYMTDGIVLVLGKVGLNFGAGFTGGLAYVLDLDRDFVDRYNHELIDIHRISPEGFESHRQHLHTLVTRHRELTGSIWAQQILDEFRDYVGKFWLVKPKAASIDSLTETLRRAA, via the coding sequence ATGGCCCCTCGCAATCGCCAAGGCGGCTTTGATCAGGGTCTGTACGACCCCAACGACGAACGCGACGCCTGCGGCTTCGGCATGATCGCGCAGCTCGACGACCAGCCCTCGCGCGCACTCGTCGATACCGCCATCGCCGCGCTCTCGCGCATGACCCATCGCGGCGGTGTCGCCGCCGACGGACTGACCGGCGACGGCTGCGGCCTGCTGATCCGCAAACCGGATGCCTTCCTCCGCGCGCTCGCCGCCGAATCCGGCATCGACCCGGGCGCGCGCTTCGCCGCCGGCCTGGTGTTCCTGCCGCACGACGAAGCGCAGGCCGCGCAGTGCCGCGCCACCCTGGAAGCGGAGCTGTTCCGCGCCGGCGTGGCGGTGAAGGGCTGGCGCGTGCCGCCGACCGACGCCGCGGTATGCGGGCAGCTGGCCAAGGACACCCTGCCGCGCATCGAGCAGTTGTTCGTGGAGGCGGGCACCGAACAGAGCGCGGACGCATTCACGCTGGCGCTGTTCCTTGCCCGCCGCCGCGCCGAGCAGCAGCTGCGCGCCACCGCGCCGGACTTCTACGTGGTCACGCTGTCGCCGCACGCCATCGGCTACAAGGGCATGGTGCTGCCGGACAAGCTGGCCAGGTTCTACCCGGACCTGCAGCGCGCCGAGCTGGCCAGCAGCGCGGTGGTCTTCCACCAGCGCTTCTCCACCAACACGCTGCCGCGCTGGCCGCTGGCGCATCCGTTCCGCCTGCTGGCGCACAACGGCGAGATCAACACCATCGAGGGCAACCGCCGCTGGGCGCAGGCGCGCAGCAAGGTATGGCAGACGCCGCGCTTCGACATCGGCGAATTCGACCCGGTCATCTCCATGCACGGCTCCGATTCGCAGAGCCTGGACAACATGCTGGAGCTGCTGGTCGCCGGGGGCATGGAGCTGATCCAGGCGCTGCGCATCCTGGTGCCGCCGGCCACCCAGTCGCTGGAGTTCAAGGACGCCGACCTGGCCGCGTTCTACGAGTTCTACGGGCTCAACACCGAACCATGGGACGGGCCGGCCGGCATCGTCTCGATGGACGCGCGTTACGCGGCGTGCACGCTGGATCGCAACGGCCTGCGCCCCGCGCGCTGGATGCTGACCAGCGACCGCCACTTCATCGTCGCCAGCGAAGCCGGCGTGTGGGAAGTGCCGGCCGAACGCGTCACCCGCAAGGGCAAGCTGGGCCCGGGCGAGATGATGGCCATCGACCTCAAGCGCGGCGACCTGCTGGACAGCGAGGCGGTGGACCGCATCAACCGCGGCCGCGCGCCCTACAAGCAGTGGCTGCACCAGGGCGTCACCTACCTGCAGACCGAGCTGATCGATCCGTCGCTGGTGGAGGAACCCTTCGACGAGCGCACGTTGCGCGGCTACCACAAGCTGTTCCAGCTCTCGACCGAGGAAGTGGAGCAGGTCCTGCGACCGCTGGCCGAGACCGAGCAGGAAGCGACCGGCTCGATGGGCGACGACACGCCGATGGCGGTGCTGAGCCGGCAGACGCGCCCGCTGTACGACTATTTCCGCCAGGCGTTCGCGCAGGTGACCAACCCGCCGATCGATCCGCTGCGCGAAGACTGCGTGATGTCGCTGACCACCCAGCTGGGCCGGGAGACCAACATCTTCCACGCCGGCCCGGAGACGGTGAACCACGTCATCCTCAATTCGCCGGTGCTGAGCCAGCGCAAGCTGCGGCAGCTGTTGAAGATGCCGCAGTACGTCGAGAAGAACCGCCTGATCGACCTGTCCTACGCGCCGGAGGAAGGCCTCAAGGCCGGCCTGGAACGGATCTGCCGCCAGGCCGAGCAGGCCGCTCGCGATGGCGTGGTCATGCTGCTGCTGTCGGACCGCTACCCGCAGCCGGGCCGGCCGATGGCGCATGCGTTGCTCGCCACCGGTGCGGTGCACCACCACCTGTGCCGCGTGGGCCTGCGCTGCGACGCCAACCTGATCGTCGAGACCGGCACCGCCCGCGATCCGCACCACATGGCCTGCCTGATCGGCGTGGGCGCCACCGCGGTGTATCCGTACCTGGCCTACCAGACCCTGTTCGACCTGGGCCGGCGCGGCATCCTGCAGATCAAGAAGGGCGGCGAGCAGGCGCAGATCGGCCGCAGCTACCGCAAGGGCATCTACAAGGGCCTGTCGAAGATCATCTCGAAGATGGGCATCTGCACCATCAGCAGCTACCGCGGCGCGCAGCTGTTCGAGATCGTCGGCCTGGACCCGGACGTGGTCGAGCTGTGCTTCGCCGAGACGCCCTCGCGCATCGGCGGCGTAGGCTTCGAGCGCCTGGACCTGGAGGCGCGCCAGCTGGATGCGCGCGCCTGGAACGATCGCGAATCGCCCGAAGTCGGCGGCCTGCTGAAGTACGTGCACGGCGGCGAGTACCACATGTACAACCCGGACGTGGTGATGACGCTGCAGCGCGCCACGCGCACCGGCGACGCCCGCGACTGGCAGGCCTACGCGGATGCGGTGAACTCGCGGCCGCCGTCGGCGCTGCGCGATCTGCTGCAGCTGAAGAAGGCCCACACGCCGACGCCGCTGCACGAGGTGGCCGACGCCTCCGACCTGCTGCGCCGCTTCGACACCGCGGCGATCTCGCTGGGCGCGCTGTCGCCCGAGGCGCACGAGGCGCTCGCCATCGCGATGAACCGCCTCGGCGGCCGCAGCAACTCCGGCGAAGGCGGCGAAGACCCCGTCCGCTACGGCACCGAGAAGCGCAGCAAGATCAAGCAGGTCGCCTCCGGCCGCTTCGGCGTGACCCCCGAGTACCTGGTCAACGCCGAAGTGCTGCAGATCAAGGTCGCGCAGGGCGCCAAGCCCGGCGAAGGCGGCCAGCTGCCGGGCCACAAGGTCAACGAACTGATCGCGCGCCTGCGCTACGCCAGGCCCGGCATCGGCCTGATCTCGCCGCCGCCGCACCACGACATCTATTCGATCGAAGACCTCGCCCAGCTGATCTACGACCTCAAGCAGGTCAACCCGACCGCGCTGGTGTCGGTGAAGCTGGTCAGCCATGCGGGCGTGGGCACGATCGCCGCCGGCGTGGTGAAGGCGGGCGCGGACCTGATCACCATCTCCGGCCACGACGGCGGCACCGGCGCCAGCCCGGTCAGTTCGATCCGCTATGCCGGCGTGCCGTGGGAACTCGGCGTGGCCGAGGCCCACCACGCGCTGGTGGTGAACCAGCTGCGCGACCGCACCGTGCTGCAGACCGACGGCGGCCTGAAGACCGGCCTGGACGTGGTGAAGGCCGCGCTGCTGGGCGCAGACAGCTTCGGCTTCGGCACCGGCCCGATGATCGTGCTGGGCTGCAAGTACCTGCGCATCTGCCACCTCAACAACTGCGCCACCGGCGTGGCCACCCAGGACGAGCGCCTGCGCACGCAGTACTTCACCGGACTGCCCGAGCGCGTGGAGAACTTCTTCCGCCTGCTGTCCGAGGAGGTGCGGCAGTGGTTGTCGTACCTGGGCGCGCGTTCGCTGGACGAGATCGTCGGCCGCACCGACCTGCTGCAGCAACTGGACGTATCGCCGCGCGAAGGCGTGAACGTCGATCTGTCGCGCCTGCTGAAGGGCGCGCAGGTCGACGGCGGCGGCTGTGCGGCGCAACGCCTGTACGAATCGCCGGACAGCCTGGCCACGCAGCTCGACGGCCTGCTCGCCGAGCCGATCCGTCACAAGCGCGGAGGCGACCATCGGTTCCTGATCCACAACACCGACCGCAGCATCGGCACCCGCCTGTCGGGCGCCATCGCGCGCCAGCACGGCAACCAGGGCATGGCCGATGCCCCGCTGACCCTGCGCTTCCGCGGCACCGCCGGGCAGAGCTTCGGCGCCTTCAACGCCGGCGGCCTGCACATGGAACTGGAAGGCGAAGCCAACGACTACGTGGGCAAGGGCATGGCGGGCGGCCGGCTGGTGGTGCGACCGCCGCGCGGCGCGCGCTTCGAAGCGCGCAACACGCCGATCATCGGCAACACCTGCCTGTACGGCGCGACGGGCGGCGAGCTGTTCGCCGCCGGCCGCGCGGGCGAACGCTTCGCGGTGCGCAACTCCGGCGCGCTGGCCGTCATCGAAGGCGCGGGCGACCACTGCTGCGAATACATGACCGACGGCATCGTGCTGGTGCTGGGCAAGGTGGGCCTGAATTTCGGCGCCGGCTTCACCGGCGGCCTGGCCTATGTCCTGGACCTGGACCGCGACTTCGTGGACCGCTACAACCACGAGTTGATCGACATCCACCGCATCAGTCCGGAAGGCTTCGAGAGCCATCGCCAGCACCTGCATACGCTGGTCACCCGCCATCGCGAACTGACCGGCAGCATCTGGGCACAGCAGATCCTCGACGAGTTCCGCGACTACGTCGGCAAGTTCTGGCTGGTGAAGCCGAAGGCGGCGAGCATCGATTCGTTGACCGAGACCTTGCGGAGGGCCGCGTGA
- a CDS encoding BatA domain-containing protein, with protein sequence MSLALLLPAGLAALAALLLPLLLHLARRHEQTPTDFAALRWLRQKPKPRHRIRFDEWPLLLLRLLLLALLALWLARPVLSGWDDARPWVVAVPGVDAGVVRAQTADARARLHWLAPDFPSLDEPMPAGTPAIGSLLRQLDAELPTGVALTVIVPATLQGADAGRPALSRAVTWNVVGGAMPASSAKASPPPSLVVRHPVGDERGLRYLRAAARAWQPNGSTAVRIGTIDAPLPPPSQPLVWLAPGPVPAPVTRWISAGGVALLTHEARLDGIAMSPMTWRDADGAPLVESAAFGQGRVMRFSRPLRPEAMPALLEADFPHRLRALFEGPAVAPMRVPATDYAPIRGGTAYPVAPRDLQPWLALLIALLVLVERWMATRRTRSVAP encoded by the coding sequence ATGAGCCTGGCGCTGCTACTGCCCGCCGGCCTGGCCGCGCTCGCCGCCCTGCTGCTGCCCCTGCTGCTGCACCTGGCGCGGCGGCACGAGCAGACACCGACCGATTTCGCCGCGCTGCGCTGGCTGCGGCAGAAACCGAAGCCGCGCCACCGCATCCGCTTCGACGAATGGCCGCTGCTGCTGCTGCGCCTGCTGCTGCTCGCCCTGCTGGCGCTCTGGCTGGCGCGGCCGGTGCTGTCGGGCTGGGACGATGCGCGCCCGTGGGTCGTCGCCGTGCCGGGCGTGGATGCCGGTGTCGTGCGCGCGCAGACGGCCGATGCGCGCGCGCGGCTGCACTGGCTGGCGCCGGACTTCCCGTCGCTGGATGAGCCGATGCCCGCCGGCACGCCCGCCATCGGCAGTCTGCTGCGGCAGCTGGATGCGGAGCTGCCCACCGGCGTCGCCCTGACCGTGATCGTGCCCGCCACGCTGCAGGGCGCGGATGCCGGACGGCCCGCGCTGTCGCGCGCGGTGACATGGAACGTCGTCGGCGGTGCCATGCCGGCATCGTCGGCGAAGGCATCGCCGCCACCTTCACTGGTGGTCCGTCACCCGGTGGGCGACGAGCGTGGCCTGCGCTATCTGCGCGCCGCCGCACGCGCGTGGCAACCCAACGGCTCGACGGCCGTGCGGATCGGGACGATCGATGCGCCGTTGCCTCCGCCGTCGCAGCCGTTGGTGTGGCTGGCGCCCGGACCGGTGCCCGCGCCGGTCACGCGATGGATCTCGGCCGGTGGCGTCGCGTTGCTGACCCACGAAGCCAGGTTGGACGGCATTGCGATGTCGCCGATGACCTGGCGCGATGCCGACGGTGCCCCGCTGGTCGAAAGCGCCGCATTCGGGCAGGGCCGGGTGATGCGCTTTAGCCGGCCGCTGCGGCCCGAGGCGATGCCGGCACTGCTCGAAGCCGACTTCCCGCACCGCTTGCGCGCGCTGTTCGAGGGTCCCGCCGTGGCGCCCATGCGCGTGCCGGCGACGGACTACGCGCCCATCCGCGGTGGCACGGCCTATCCCGTTGCGCCGCGCGATTTGCAACCCTGGCTTGCGCTGCTGATCGCCTTGCTGGTGCTGGTGGAACGCTGGATGGCCACGCGACGCACGCGGAGCGTGGCGCCATGA
- a CDS encoding I78 family peptidase inhibitor: protein MIRTAIPALLLTLSLAACSSPEADEQTAAAEQSQAAASEAATPPAAEPAPAELAGSCDDTQAQWIVGKTPTGKDIEQAKSDSKSESVRALKPGDAATMDFNPNRLNIILDEKGAVASVNCG, encoded by the coding sequence ATGATCCGAACGGCGATTCCTGCCCTGCTGCTGACCCTCTCGCTGGCCGCCTGCTCCTCGCCCGAGGCCGACGAACAGACCGCCGCCGCCGAGCAGTCCCAGGCCGCGGCCAGCGAAGCGGCCACCCCGCCCGCCGCCGAGCCTGCCCCGGCCGAACTCGCCGGCAGCTGCGACGACACCCAGGCGCAGTGGATCGTCGGCAAGACGCCGACCGGGAAGGACATCGAACAGGCCAAGAGCGACAGCAAGTCGGAATCCGTGCGTGCCCTGAAGCCGGGCGACGCCGCGACGATGGACTTCAACCCGAACCGCCTGAACATCATCCTGGACGAGAAGGGCGCGGTGGCCTCGGTCAACTGCGGCTGA
- a CDS encoding carboxypeptidase regulatory-like domain-containing protein, producing the protein MTLPATLPWLLAGLLTLGVLLAWTRLIARRRGASAGVRGSRTRFLLLCGLQPVCALLLYFTLLPPRQASTPGTLVVMTANAGQVALPAALLGQPRVALPEAATSDGSERVPDLGTALRRHPEVRTLHVVGDGLEARDRDALGGRRIVFSPTALPRGVVELAPVGVVAPGDTFVVSGRVNGVAKATVALFDPAGQRIDAGPVDALGQFRLTGVARLPGPALFRVEARAAGGGVADAVSLPVWTQPTQPPRVWILAGAPNAEGKYLRRWATDVGIPLHMQISLGGGIRLGDAPLPMSAETLRRFDLLVLDARTAAGLGEAQRVALGAAVRDGLGVLVLADGPLPPPLQRLLGVPAVGNDETGLRLSRPAPDDDAWRARRGAGTADLPVDADAVPAGLPLLTRRTVRMPAGDGVALLRDAAGTPVAWWHAMGRGRVGLWTPRDTYTLVLAGHADVHATLWSQAFATLARAGAPTLAATADGARVDERAALCGIADDARVVAPDGTITQVLRDPVTGSARCAGFWPRSAGWHQLRMGDAVAPFFVRAGDDAPSLHRAELQAQTRARAGATSTAAASPSAAEGARGPAWPWFLAWLSASALLWWLERRRAPAG; encoded by the coding sequence ATGACCCTGCCCGCGACCCTGCCCTGGCTGCTGGCCGGCCTGCTCACGCTGGGCGTGCTGCTTGCGTGGACGCGCCTGATCGCGCGACGCCGCGGCGCTTCCGCCGGCGTGCGCGGCTCCCGTACGCGCTTCCTGCTGCTGTGCGGCCTGCAGCCCGTCTGCGCGCTGCTGCTCTACTTCACCCTGCTGCCGCCGCGACAGGCGTCGACCCCCGGCACGCTGGTGGTGATGACCGCGAACGCAGGCCAGGTGGCGCTGCCCGCTGCGCTGCTGGGCCAGCCCCGCGTCGCCCTGCCGGAGGCCGCGACGTCCGACGGCAGCGAGCGCGTGCCGGACCTGGGCACCGCGCTGCGCCGGCATCCGGAGGTGCGCACGCTGCACGTCGTCGGCGATGGACTGGAAGCCCGCGACCGCGATGCGCTGGGCGGCCGGCGCATCGTGTTCTCGCCCACGGCCTTGCCGCGCGGTGTCGTCGAACTCGCTCCGGTGGGTGTGGTGGCGCCGGGCGACACCTTTGTCGTCAGCGGGCGGGTGAACGGCGTGGCGAAGGCGACGGTGGCGCTGTTCGACCCCGCAGGCCAGCGCATCGATGCCGGGCCGGTGGACGCGCTGGGCCAGTTCCGACTCACCGGCGTCGCCCGCCTGCCGGGCCCGGCCCTGTTCCGGGTGGAAGCGCGGGCAGCGGGCGGAGGCGTGGCCGACGCCGTGTCCTTGCCGGTCTGGACGCAGCCGACGCAGCCGCCCCGCGTCTGGATACTGGCCGGCGCACCCAATGCCGAAGGAAAGTACCTGCGTCGCTGGGCCACGGACGTGGGCATTCCGTTGCACATGCAAATAAGCCTGGGTGGCGGCATCCGGCTGGGCGATGCACCGCTGCCGATGAGCGCCGAGACGCTGCGCCGCTTCGACCTGCTGGTGCTGGATGCGCGCACAGCCGCCGGACTCGGCGAGGCGCAACGCGTGGCCCTTGGCGCGGCCGTGCGCGACGGACTGGGCGTGCTGGTGCTCGCCGACGGCCCCCTGCCCCCGCCGCTGCAACGCCTGCTGGGCGTACCCGCTGTCGGCAACGACGAGACCGGGTTGCGCCTGTCCCGTCCCGCCCCGGATGACGACGCATGGCGCGCCCGGCGCGGCGCGGGCACCGCCGACCTGCCCGTGGATGCCGACGCCGTGCCGGCCGGCCTGCCGCTGCTCACTCGGCGGACGGTGCGGATGCCCGCGGGTGATGGGGTCGCGTTGCTGCGCGACGCCGCCGGCACACCGGTCGCGTGGTGGCACGCGATGGGGCGCGGCCGCGTGGGTCTATGGACGCCGCGCGATACCTACACGCTGGTGCTGGCAGGCCATGCCGACGTGCACGCCACCCTGTGGTCGCAGGCCTTCGCCACGCTGGCGCGCGCTGGCGCACCCACCCTGGCTGCGACTGCCGACGGCGCGCGCGTGGACGAACGCGCGGCGCTGTGCGGCATTGCCGACGATGCACGGGTCGTCGCGCCCGACGGCACCATCACGCAGGTCCTGCGCGATCCTGTCACCGGTAGCGCGCGCTGCGCGGGTTTCTGGCCGCGCAGCGCGGGCTGGCATCAGCTGAGGATGGGCGACGCCGTGGCGCCGTTCTTCGTGCGTGCCGGAGACGACGCGCCCTCGCTGCACCGCGCCGAGCTCCAGGCCCAGACGCGCGCGCGCGCGGGCGCCACGAGCACCGCAGCGGCATCGCCATCGGCTGCGGAAGGCGCGCGCGGCCCCGCGTGGCCATGGTTCCTGGCGTGGCTTTCCGCCAGCGCGCTGCTATGGTGGCTGGAACGCAGGCGCGCGCCGGCCGGTTAA
- a CDS encoding MoxR family ATPase produces the protein MTSLTESDLQQQLAKLGELRTAIGQAIVGQQDVVEQLLIGLLAGGHCLLEGVPGLGKTLLVRSLGQALHLQFRRVQFTPDLMPSDILGTELLEEDHGTGHRHFRFQPGPIFTHLLLADELNRTPPKTQAALLEAMQERTVSYAGTTHALPSPFFVLATQNPLEQAGTYPLPEAQLDRFLLHIRVDYPTEQEEHDILAQTTGRAGGDVPRVMEGEAVLALQQHVRDVHISEDLLRWITKLVRASRPGDGVPDEVRKYVRWGAGPRAGQSLVLAAKARALLHGRLAATREDIVALAKPVMRHRLLLSFAAEAEQVGADDVIAALLRGVPLAG, from the coding sequence ATGACGTCTCTCACCGAATCCGACCTCCAGCAGCAGCTGGCAAAACTCGGCGAACTCCGCACCGCCATCGGCCAGGCCATCGTCGGCCAGCAGGACGTGGTGGAACAGCTGCTGATCGGCCTGCTGGCGGGCGGCCACTGCCTGCTGGAGGGCGTGCCCGGTCTGGGCAAGACGCTGCTGGTGCGCTCGCTGGGGCAGGCCTTGCACCTGCAGTTCCGTCGCGTGCAGTTCACGCCGGACCTGATGCCCAGCGACATCCTGGGCACCGAGCTGCTCGAGGAAGACCACGGCACCGGGCACCGCCATTTCCGCTTCCAGCCGGGCCCGATCTTCACCCACCTGCTGCTGGCCGACGAGCTGAACCGCACGCCGCCCAAGACCCAGGCCGCGCTGCTGGAAGCCATGCAGGAACGCACCGTCAGCTACGCCGGCACCACCCACGCACTGCCCTCGCCGTTCTTCGTGCTGGCCACGCAGAACCCGCTGGAGCAGGCCGGCACCTACCCGCTGCCGGAAGCCCAGCTGGACCGCTTCCTGCTGCACATCCGCGTCGACTATCCCACCGAACAGGAAGAGCACGACATCCTGGCGCAGACCACCGGCCGCGCCGGCGGCGACGTGCCGCGGGTGATGGAGGGCGAAGCGGTGCTGGCGCTGCAGCAGCATGTCCGCGACGTGCACATCAGCGAGGACCTGCTGCGCTGGATCACGAAGCTGGTACGCGCCAGCCGGCCCGGCGACGGCGTGCCCGATGAAGTCCGCAAGTACGTGCGCTGGGGCGCCGGTCCGCGCGCCGGCCAATCGCTGGTGCTCGCCGCGAAGGCGCGCGCACTGCTGCATGGGCGGCTGGCCGCGACGCGCGAGGACATCGTGGCCCTGGCAAAGCCGGTGATGCGGCACCGCCTGCTGCTGTCTTTCGCCGCCGAGGCGGAGCAGGTCGGTGCCGATGACGTGATCGCCGCGCTGCTGCGTGGCGTGCCGCTGGCCGGCTGA